A stretch of the Lactuca sativa cultivar Salinas chromosome 9, Lsat_Salinas_v11, whole genome shotgun sequence genome encodes the following:
- the LOC111905577 gene encoding histone H2B yields MAPKAAAEKKPAVAAEKKPRAEKKLPKDASAAGADKKKKRNKKSVETYKIYIFKVLKQVHPDIGISSKAMGIMNSFINDIFEKLAQEASKLARYNKKNTLSSREIQTAVRLVLPGELAKHAVSEGTKAVTKFTSS; encoded by the coding sequence ATGGCACCAAAGGCAGCAGCGGAGAAGAAGCCTGCAGTGGCGGCAGAGAAGAAGCCAAGAGCCGAGAAGAAGCTCCCCAAGGACGCATCCGCCGCCGGAgcagacaagaagaagaagagaaacaAGAAGTCGGTGGAGACGTACAAGATCTACATCTTCAAGGTTCTGAAACAGGTTCATCCTGACATCGGAATCTCAAGCAAGGCAATGGGGATCATGAACTCGTTCATTAATGACATTTTCGAGAAATTGGCTCAGGAAGCATCGAAACTCGCGAGGTATAACAAGAAGAATACTTTATCGTCCAGGGAAATCCAAACCGCTGTTAGACTTGTTCTTCCTGGTGAGTTGGCTAAGCATGCTGTTTCTGAAGGTACCAAGGCTGTCACCAAGTTTACAAGCTCTTAG